CACCGTGTGTCCATAAACTCCCTCCTTATTTGTACCCCGGATCTCCGGGGGTAAATGAATGAACACGACAATCCCGAATGCCTCTTTCCATAACGAAGGCAGGTTATGCAAGTCCCCAATCCCCTCTGGCAGGCGCACGCTACTCCGAGCGCAGGCAGTTTGTCAATGAAAATTTTGTTTCTTGCATTTCGTGAGTGATGTTGGTAGCTGAGCAAGACGAGGGCTGTGGGGTTCTGGGAATACCCACGTGTACGGTGAACATGACCGTAGGAAACTCAGTCGTCAATACAAAAGGAGGGATGCAGTATGAGCACAGCGGAGAACAAAAAGTTAATCCAAGATGCGTTTGCAGCCTGGGCAAAAGGTGATGGGGCGGCATTTTTCAACCTTCTTGCCGACGATGTGCAATGGACCGTAATTGGCTCAAGTCCAGTTTCACGAACGTATCAGAGCAAAGCAGCGTTCGCCGAGGGGGCAACGAAGCCGTTGAGTGCAAAGCTCGCCGGTCCGATCCAACCAACAGTGAAGAACATTATCGCTGAAGGTGATACCATCGTCTTGCAATGGGAAGGCAAAGCCACGA
The genomic region above belongs to Deltaproteobacteria bacterium and contains:
- a CDS encoding nuclear transport factor 2 family protein, giving the protein MSTAENKKLIQDAFAAWAKGDGAAFFNLLADDVQWTVIGSSPVSRTYQSKAAFAEGATKPLSAKLAGPIQPTVKNIIAEGDTIVLQWEGKATTKGGKPYNNSYCWVMKFANGKIKVGTAYIDTELVSALWKE